In Sphingobacterium sp. SYP-B4668, the sequence GATCTAAAATCCTGTAGGAAAATAAATACGATAATGAATACCAAGATGAAGGCCTCGAAAATGGTATGCTTAACTTGTGTAATCGATTCGTCAATCTGGTCTCTTACAGCGTACGTGACATCATATTTAATACCCTCCGGAAATGATTTTGACATCTCTTGCAGGGCTTTTCGGACGGCAATATCAATGTCGTGGGCATTGGATCCACTTGTTTGGGTAAGGTTAAGTGTGAGTCCGGGGTGTCCATCTACTTTGTTGTCACTTCCTAAATTGGTTGCTCCAAATTCGATTCGGGCAACATCTTTAAGATAAAGTACCGATCCGTCTTTATTGGTCTTGATAACTATAGTTTCAAATTCTTCGGGTTGTGTAAATCGACCTTTGTGTTTAATTACGGTTTCGAAGGCTTCGTCAGATGTCTCCCCGAATTTTCCAGGCGCAATCTCAAAATTCTGGTCTTTGATGGCGCTCATGACGTCTTGGGGCACGAGGTTGTAAAGTGCTAATTTTTCGGGATTGAGCCATAGTCTCATGGAGTAATCTCGAGCGCCTACGCGAGATACCTGCGCAACACCATCGACACGTAATAAGGGACGCATCATATTAATTTGGGCATAAGCCTGTAAAAAGGTTTCGTCGTAGGCACTATCTTGATGGTCAGAGTATAGATTGATGGTCATGATAATCCCACTTTGCCTAGGCATCACGGTGATACCCGCTTCGTTTACTTCTGATGGGATGGAGCTAATGGCCTTGGATATGCGGGTTTGTACATTTACGGAAGCGACATCGGGGTTGGTGCCAGTCTTAAAAAAGACTTGTACGGATCCTGAACCAGAGTTGGATGCAGATGATTTAATATAGGTCATGTCCTCTACACCATTGATGGCTTCTTCTATGGGAAGTAATACGCTCTTGGCTACTGTCTCTGAATTAGCCCCGGGATAACTTAGGGAAACGACTACGCTTGGGGGAGCGATTTCTGGAAAGCGGGAAACGGGAAGTAATTTTAATCCGACCAAGCCCAGTATTACCAATAAAATGGATACTACTGTGGCTAGAACTGGTCTGTTGACAAATGTTTTTAACATATCTTTTATCGATTTGGATAGACAATAGAATATCTATCTTCCTCTTTTGAGAGAGGAAGGAGCTGGGTATTGAGTCTTGTAACGTTATTGTTTTTGAGGAATCGGCTGAATAATCGATCCTTCTGTAATTTTGTCGAATCCGCTTAGTATGACGCGATCTCCAGCGGTAAGGCCATCGGACACGATGTAGTTTGCCTTACTTTTGCCGTTGACTTTTACGGTCTTACGCTTAGCTTTATTCTGTTTGTCCAATACATAGACGTAGGTTTGATCTTGTAGTTCGTTGGTGGCGACCTGTGGAATCTGAATGACGTTCTTCTTGATTTCGGCTATCTTCAATGTCCCGCTACTACCCGTACGGATGATGTTTTCGTGATTAGGGAATGTTGCCCGCAGGGAGATTGCTCCTGTGGTACGATCCACTTGACCATTGACGGCATCGACTTTTCCCTTTTTGGAATATTCTTCTCCGTCGGCAAGGACTAAGGTTGCTTCAGGAAAGGTCAATTGATTGTGATTATTGTATTCAACGCCTGCTATGCTGTCTTCACGGGCCTTGGCTTTCGAAAAATATAAGAAATCAGATTCGCTCATGGCAAAATATACATATACCTCCTGAACATCTGATAATACAGTCAAAGGATCTTTATCCCCTTTGGAAACTAGATTGCCTATACGCTTTGGTATCCGACCGATATACCCACTCACAGGAGCTTCTATAAGCGTAAATCCTTTGTTGATTGCTGCACTTCTCACTGCAGCATTGGCTTGGTCAAGTGAGGCTTTGGCTACTTCATACTCGGATTTAGCAGCAGAAAGTCTGACATCGGAAATGACATCATTTTGTACCAAAGGTCGTAACCTATCTACCTCCAGTTGGGCATTGGCGAGCTTTGCTTTGGCCACTCTAGAGGTTGCTACCATATTGTTGAGATCTTCTTGATAAGTGGAAGCATCTACTTTGAACAGCTTTTGTCCCTTCTGGACAAAAGAACCTTCATCGACATATATCTCTTGTAGTAATCCTTCAACCTGAGGACGTATTTCAACGTTTACCTTTCCCTCGATTGTTCCGAGGTAGTCCTTTACTGTACTTGCATCGCTGCTCTGTACTTCATAGACAGGTAGAGCAATCGCCTTATTGATGTTCTCTTTTTCTTCTGATTTACCTGC encodes:
- a CDS encoding efflux RND transporter periplasmic adaptor subunit; its protein translation is MERTKLFNLKFIPHVLGFLVISLSLASCTAGKSEEKENINKAIALPVYEVQSSDASTVKDYLGTIEGKVNVEIRPQVEGLLQEIYVDEGSFVQKGQKLFKVDASTYQEDLNNMVATSRVAKAKLANAQLEVDRLRPLVQNDVISDVRLSAAKSEYEVAKASLDQANAAVRSAAINKGFTLIEAPVSGYIGRIPKRIGNLVSKGDKDPLTVLSDVQEVYVYFAMSESDFLYFSKAKAREDSIAGVEYNNHNQLTFPEATLVLADGEEYSKKGKVDAVNGQVDRTTGAISLRATFPNHENIIRTGSSGTLKIAEIKKNVIQIPQVATNELQDQTYVYVLDKQNKAKRKTVKVNGKSKANYIVSDGLTAGDRVILSGFDKITEGSIIQPIPQKQ